One stretch of Anabrus simplex isolate iqAnaSimp1 chromosome 3, ASM4041472v1, whole genome shotgun sequence DNA includes these proteins:
- the LOC136867037 gene encoding venom allergen 5 isoform X2, with protein sequence MMEMSWDDELAHIAQRWANQCQGEDHDTCRDVKRFHVGQNMAQEGDMELKFEANHADLINMWYDEVVYVDSSLVDSYTGKA encoded by the exons TCATGGGATGATGAATTAGCTCACATAGCACAACGCTGGGCAAATCAATGTCAAGGAGAGGATCATGATACATGTCGAGATGTTA AACGATTCCATGTTGGGCAGAATATGGCTCAAGAAGGAGATATGGAACTAAAATTCGAGGCTAATCATGCTGACCTTATCAACATGTGGTACGATGAAGTTGTATATGTAGACAGTTCACTTGTGGATTCATACACTGGAAA